The proteins below come from a single Candidatus Fermentibacter sp. genomic window:
- the lpxK gene encoding tetraacyldisaccharide 4'-kinase — translation MRRPDRIHAAIAARRGGWRFAGAALGPVAALYGLAAALRRRASAMGLGRRIRAGVPVVSIGNIEMGGIGKTPVTIWLARRLVTEGFRVAVVARDLNRSAGEPLNASLSSRSSGAGVPSDEALMLASDLPGCSVYAGPDKAAAALRAASEAKPDMLLVDDGFQHLKLHRDMDVVVLDFEHPLGRGGVLPAGTLREFPSALAAADCFWVNRVPAGRTPEWLARSLALFSQRASVVNSRPVPVALEMPGGGSVDPRGLRVLAFCGIGSPESFRGTLAEAGCDVAGFFDFPDHHFYSLSELVGMEERRKELKADLLVTTRKDAVKLGTPGIRLNICSLRIELEVWGEADRLLAEIAALAGRSGRS, via the coding sequence GTGAGGAGGCCTGACCGGATCCATGCCGCGATTGCCGCGAGGCGCGGGGGATGGAGGTTTGCCGGCGCTGCCCTGGGCCCCGTGGCCGCCCTCTACGGCCTGGCAGCCGCTCTCAGGAGGCGTGCATCGGCGATGGGGCTCGGGCGCAGGATCAGGGCCGGAGTCCCGGTGGTGAGCATCGGCAACATCGAGATGGGCGGCATAGGCAAGACGCCGGTCACGATCTGGCTTGCCCGCAGGCTGGTCACGGAGGGTTTCCGGGTGGCGGTCGTGGCCAGGGATCTGAACAGGAGTGCGGGGGAGCCGCTGAACGCTTCTCTCTCGTCGCGTTCGTCCGGGGCGGGCGTCCCCTCCGACGAGGCGCTCATGCTCGCATCCGACCTGCCGGGATGCAGCGTCTACGCCGGACCGGACAAGGCGGCGGCCGCGCTCAGGGCGGCTTCGGAGGCGAAGCCCGACATGCTGCTGGTGGACGACGGTTTCCAGCACCTGAAGCTGCACAGGGACATGGATGTGGTCGTTCTGGACTTCGAACACCCGCTGGGGCGGGGAGGGGTGCTGCCGGCAGGCACGCTGAGGGAGTTCCCGTCGGCCCTCGCGGCCGCCGACTGCTTCTGGGTCAACAGGGTGCCCGCGGGGCGGACCCCGGAGTGGCTCGCCAGATCCCTCGCCCTGTTCTCTCAGCGCGCCTCTGTCGTGAACAGCCGCCCGGTCCCCGTGGCCCTCGAGATGCCCGGAGGCGGGAGCGTCGATCCGAGGGGGCTCAGGGTGCTGGCATTCTGCGGGATAGGCAGCCCCGAGTCCTTCCGGGGCACCCTGGCGGAAGCAGGATGCGATGTGGCGGGATTCTTCGACTTCCCCGACCATCACTTCTATTCGCTCTCGGAACTCGTCGGGATGGAGGAGCGCAGGAAGGAGCTGAAGGCCGACCTGCTGGTGACGACCCGGAAGGACGCGGTCAAGCTCGGAACGCCGGGCATCAGGCTCAACATATGTTCACTCAGGATCGAACTGGAGGTCTGGGGGGAGGCGGACCGCCTGCTGGCGGAGATCGCGGCCCTGGCCGGGAGGAGCGGGAGATCGTGA
- the lpxB gene encoding lipid-A-disaccharide synthase yields MLLMVSAGEPSGDLRAAELCSELSKRADIPCFGLGGDAMAGAGVELTAHLADYSVMGFSSVLASLGRLRALEKELKRQCLARRPDALLLVDYPGLNLRLAKWARTRGFRVVYYISPQFWAWGGWRLRGIARSVDLMITLFRFEADIYGRRGVRALWCGHPLVDSIPAPSPGGQALALLPGSRPDEVARLLPRMLDCVDLMRASGDTREVRVAVSRTVPRGLYEGAAQRRCSLVDGTAAALPGARAALVCSGTATLETALHGVPFVLMYRTSSLNYLLARLLVRGVDRICLASIAAGRSVARELVQGDATGEGAIEALAPLLADSAERVRAVEELDLVRKSLGPPGAAARAAEGVLAGLATEFRDT; encoded by the coding sequence ATGCTCCTGATGGTCTCCGCCGGGGAGCCCTCGGGGGACCTCCGGGCGGCGGAACTCTGTTCCGAACTGTCGAAGAGGGCGGACATCCCGTGCTTCGGCCTGGGTGGCGACGCTATGGCCGGCGCCGGCGTCGAGCTGACAGCCCACCTCGCCGACTATTCCGTCATGGGGTTCTCTTCGGTGCTGGCCTCGCTCGGCAGGCTCCGCGCGCTCGAGAAGGAGCTCAAGCGGCAGTGCCTCGCCAGGAGGCCCGACGCACTCCTCCTCGTCGACTACCCCGGGCTGAACCTGAGGCTTGCGAAATGGGCGCGGACGAGGGGCTTCAGGGTCGTCTACTACATCTCGCCCCAGTTCTGGGCCTGGGGGGGATGGAGGCTCCGCGGGATCGCCCGCAGCGTCGACCTGATGATCACGCTCTTCCGATTCGAGGCGGACATCTACGGGCGGAGAGGCGTGAGGGCGCTCTGGTGCGGACATCCCCTGGTCGATTCCATACCGGCTCCTTCGCCCGGGGGGCAGGCCCTGGCCCTCCTTCCGGGAAGCCGCCCCGACGAGGTCGCGAGGCTCCTGCCCCGGATGCTCGACTGCGTCGATCTGATGAGGGCTTCGGGCGATACCCGGGAGGTGCGCGTCGCCGTATCGCGTACCGTGCCCCGCGGACTCTACGAAGGCGCTGCGCAGAGGCGATGCTCCCTGGTGGACGGGACCGCCGCGGCCCTGCCCGGCGCCCGTGCGGCGCTGGTCTGCTCTGGTACGGCCACCCTGGAGACCGCGCTCCACGGAGTCCCGTTCGTCCTCATGTACAGGACCTCGTCGTTGAACTACCTGCTCGCCAGGCTCCTCGTCAGGGGAGTGGACAGGATCTGCCTCGCCAGCATAGCCGCCGGCAGGAGCGTCGCGCGGGAGCTGGTCCAGGGGGATGCCACCGGTGAGGGGGCCATCGAGGCCCTGGCACCGCTGCTTGCAGATTCTGCCGAAAGGGTCCGTGCCGTCGAGGAGCTCGACCTCGTGCGAAAGTCGCTCGGTCCGCCGGGAGCCGCGGCCAGGGCCGCGGAAGGTGTTCTCGCCGGACTCGCCACGGAGTTCCGTGATACGTGA
- a CDS encoding tRNA-dihydrouridine synthase, with product MTAAPREYTHGCSLAPMAGFSDSAFRIICRRLGATSCVTEMVSVQGLSRKSAGSCRLLSFSIHEKPLGVQLYGSEPADFERAARTVSGMGFDFIDINAGCPVRKVLASRSGAALLLDVPRLLDIVSAVSAGADGLPVTLKIRLGWDPSRPLPREIGAMAAARGASALAVHGRYRTDMFEGPVRLPEMAGIVEASPIPVVANGDSTTPAAALRMRDSCGASGILVGRGAIGRPWFFRAASGTGTPEPGPGELAPVVLEHLSLMRACMPEPFVFHAFRGQLVHYLKGFRGAASLRSRAVRVESEEDVRDVLDEAAAMSEAV from the coding sequence TTGACCGCCGCCCCCAGGGAGTACACCCACGGCTGTTCGCTGGCCCCGATGGCCGGTTTCAGCGACTCGGCCTTCAGGATCATCTGCAGGAGGCTCGGTGCGACATCGTGCGTCACCGAGATGGTGAGCGTCCAGGGGCTCTCGAGGAAGTCCGCCGGATCGTGCCGGCTGCTTTCGTTCTCGATCCACGAGAAGCCACTCGGTGTCCAGCTCTACGGCTCGGAACCCGCCGACTTCGAGCGGGCCGCGCGCACCGTCTCCGGGATGGGCTTCGACTTCATCGACATCAACGCGGGCTGTCCGGTCAGGAAGGTGCTCGCCAGCCGGTCGGGCGCCGCTCTCCTCCTCGATGTCCCAAGGCTGCTCGACATAGTCTCGGCGGTGTCGGCCGGGGCGGACGGCCTCCCCGTGACGCTCAAGATCAGGCTCGGCTGGGATCCCTCGAGGCCCCTCCCCCGCGAGATCGGGGCGATGGCGGCGGCCAGGGGGGCTTCCGCGCTGGCCGTCCACGGCCGCTACCGGACCGACATGTTCGAGGGCCCGGTCAGGCTCCCGGAGATGGCCGGGATCGTCGAGGCCTCACCCATACCCGTCGTGGCGAACGGCGATTCGACCACCCCCGCCGCAGCTCTGCGGATGCGCGATTCGTGCGGGGCGTCGGGCATCCTCGTTGGACGCGGCGCGATCGGGAGGCCGTGGTTCTTCAGGGCCGCGTCCGGTACCGGCACCCCCGAGCCGGGGCCGGGTGAACTCGCCCCGGTCGTGCTCGAGCATCTCTCGCTCATGAGGGCCTGCATGCCCGAGCCCTTCGTATTCCATGCCTTCAGGGGCCAGCTCGTGCATTACCTGAAGGGATTCCGCGGAGCAGCCTCCCTCAGATCCAGGGCCGTCCGGGTGGAATCGGAGGAGGACGTCAGGGACGTGCTGGATGAGGCGGCAGCGATGTCGGAGGCTGTATGA
- the nadB gene encoding L-aspartate oxidase, whose product MIRRCDVLIIGGGLAGMSCALELPGSVRVLLLSKISLPAGSTSLAQGGIAAPVGADDSTDLHLDDTIRAGGGMVDAEVAREIISRGPALIERLASWGVRLEGADEGVGSMEGGHSRRRVLHYLDRTGRWISDLLTGMCRSRGNIEIMEGAFAINLLTASRSEPAQTAAGSDRCLGAYVLADGEVFTVLASETVIATGGAGKVYRYTSNDDWATGDGIAMSWRAGLPVRNMEFYQFHPTCLFHRDRRNFLITEALRGEGAVLRNLTGERFMERYDAQRLELAPRDVVARAIDSEMKRLGHDHVVLDATALGRRALEERFPEVTEGVTSVGIKPWEEPIPVVPAAHYCVGGVVAGIDGSTEMEGLRVVGEAASTGLHGANRLGSNSLLEAGVMGMEAAHSVAGSLRPLPADLSVRDWYFGRARPLSEIVLIEHDWAAVRSTMWDYVGIIRTDRRLRRALRILDVISREVEEDYWSLLPQKDLLELRNLCDVAGIIVRSALLRRESRGLHYNLDCPDTVPPGRDTVIRH is encoded by the coding sequence GTGATCAGGAGATGCGACGTGCTGATCATAGGAGGCGGCCTGGCCGGAATGTCCTGTGCGCTGGAACTGCCCGGGTCCGTAAGGGTGCTCCTGCTGAGCAAGATCAGTCTGCCAGCCGGCAGCACGAGCCTTGCCCAGGGCGGCATAGCCGCGCCGGTGGGCGCCGATGACAGCACCGACCTCCACCTCGATGACACGATCAGGGCAGGCGGAGGCATGGTGGACGCGGAGGTCGCGCGGGAGATCATCTCGCGCGGGCCCGCCCTGATAGAGAGGCTGGCCTCCTGGGGGGTGCGCCTGGAGGGCGCCGACGAGGGGGTCGGCAGCATGGAGGGCGGCCACAGCAGGAGGAGGGTGCTGCACTACCTGGACAGGACCGGCAGGTGGATCAGCGACCTGCTCACCGGGATGTGCCGGTCCCGCGGGAACATCGAGATCATGGAGGGGGCGTTCGCGATCAACCTCCTCACCGCATCGCGGTCGGAACCCGCCCAGACCGCGGCCGGATCGGACAGGTGCCTGGGCGCGTACGTCCTCGCCGACGGGGAGGTGTTCACCGTCCTGGCATCGGAGACGGTCATAGCCACCGGAGGGGCGGGGAAGGTCTACAGGTACACCTCGAACGACGACTGGGCCACCGGGGACGGGATAGCCATGTCCTGGCGCGCCGGCCTTCCCGTGCGCAACATGGAGTTCTACCAGTTCCACCCCACATGCCTCTTCCACCGGGACCGCAGGAACTTCCTGATCACGGAGGCGCTGAGAGGGGAGGGGGCGGTGCTCCGCAACCTCACCGGCGAGCGCTTCATGGAACGCTACGATGCACAGAGGCTCGAGCTGGCCCCGAGGGACGTCGTGGCCAGGGCGATAGACTCGGAGATGAAGAGGCTCGGGCACGACCACGTCGTCCTCGATGCGACAGCCCTGGGCAGGAGGGCTCTGGAGGAGAGGTTCCCCGAGGTGACCGAAGGTGTCACATCGGTCGGCATCAAACCATGGGAGGAGCCGATCCCCGTCGTCCCCGCGGCCCATTACTGCGTCGGGGGCGTAGTGGCAGGGATCGACGGCTCGACCGAGATGGAGGGGCTGAGGGTGGTGGGCGAGGCCGCATCTACCGGGCTCCACGGTGCCAACAGGCTGGGCAGCAACAGCCTTCTCGAAGCGGGAGTCATGGGCATGGAGGCGGCACATTCCGTGGCCGGCTCGCTCAGGCCGCTCCCCGCCGATCTCTCGGTGAGGGACTGGTACTTCGGGAGGGCGAGGCCCCTTTCGGAGATCGTGCTGATCGAGCACGACTGGGCCGCCGTGAGGAGCACCATGTGGGACTACGTGGGCATCATCCGGACCGACCGCAGGCTGCGCAGGGCGCTCCGGATACTCGACGTGATCTCGCGCGAGGTCGAGGAGGACTACTGGTCCCTCCTGCCCCAGAAGGACCTGCTCGAACTGAGGAACCTCTGCGACGTGGCCGGCATAATCGTCCGTTCGGCGCTCCTCCGGCGCGAGAGCCGGGGCCTCCACTACAACCTCGACTGCCCCGACACCGTCCCGCCGGGGAGGGACACGGTGATAAGGCACTGA
- a CDS encoding biotin/lipoate A/B protein ligase family protein — protein MGRIIEIRSGASGGPWNMAVDSLLLSMAESGEIGFALRTYTWKPACVSIGRLQDPSREISAGALRAAGVGAVRRPTGGRAVWHENELTYCIAAAPGHPAASGSIEQSLAMTGGMLVEALESLGVPATLARADRHHLPRGTASNPCFTSHGRMEVIVSGCKVVGNAQARRRGAFLEHGSIIVYNDQVRLADFLPGADAGSRCSVRDVLSSGVRGLGDFIPGITPGDVREPLHSAFARAAVCTPEALEEGDLDVSRLGAMRDSLEREALEWE, from the coding sequence TTGGGTCGGATCATCGAGATCAGGTCGGGCGCTTCCGGGGGCCCGTGGAACATGGCGGTCGACTCGCTCCTGCTCTCCATGGCGGAGAGCGGTGAGATCGGGTTCGCTCTGAGGACCTACACCTGGAAGCCTGCATGCGTCTCGATCGGGAGGCTTCAGGACCCCTCGAGGGAGATCTCGGCCGGAGCGCTGCGCGCCGCCGGCGTGGGAGCGGTGCGCAGACCCACCGGGGGCAGGGCGGTATGGCACGAGAACGAACTCACGTACTGCATCGCGGCCGCACCCGGGCATCCCGCGGCGTCGGGCTCCATTGAGCAGAGCCTGGCCATGACGGGCGGCATGCTCGTCGAAGCGCTCGAATCCCTGGGCGTGCCCGCGACGCTGGCCCGGGCGGACAGGCACCATCTCCCCCGCGGGACGGCCTCGAACCCCTGCTTCACGTCGCACGGCCGCATGGAGGTCATCGTATCCGGCTGCAAGGTCGTGGGAAACGCCCAGGCCCGGAGGAGGGGGGCGTTCCTCGAGCACGGCTCCATCATCGTGTACAACGATCAGGTAAGGCTCGCGGACTTCCTCCCGGGGGCGGACGCCGGATCGAGATGCTCCGTCAGGGACGTCCTCTCGTCCGGAGTCCGCGGCCTCGGCGACTTCATCCCCGGCATCACCCCCGGCGACGTCCGGGAACCGCTCCATTCCGCCTTCGCCAGGGCCGCGGTATGCACCCCCGAAGCCCTGGAGGAGGGCGACCTCGACGTGAGCCGTCTCGGAGCCATGAGGGATTCCCTGGAACGGGAGGCGCTGGAATGGGAGTGA
- a CDS encoding C40 family peptidase — MRARPGPFMSGAPLAALLALAACSPAPVYTGGGIDCRGAAWSAGVSSNAGEPVTGGDRRMMDIIEGWIGTPYRYGGETKDGVDCSGFTQAVFAEMGIAIPRTAGTQAEAARQVQPGDLRFGDIIFFNTSGSGISHCGIYIGDGFFVHASSSRGVVRQSLANPYFFSRIVGAGRFL, encoded by the coding sequence ATGAGGGCTCGCCCGGGCCCGTTCATGTCCGGTGCGCCGCTCGCGGCTCTCCTCGCCCTGGCCGCGTGCTCCCCGGCCCCCGTCTACACGGGCGGGGGGATCGACTGCAGGGGGGCCGCCTGGTCCGCCGGGGTCTCCTCGAACGCCGGGGAGCCGGTGACGGGCGGCGACAGGCGCATGATGGACATCATCGAGGGCTGGATCGGAACTCCCTACAGGTACGGGGGGGAGACGAAGGACGGTGTGGACTGCTCGGGCTTCACGCAGGCGGTCTTCGCCGAGATGGGGATCGCGATCCCGAGGACCGCGGGCACTCAGGCGGAGGCGGCCCGGCAGGTCCAGCCCGGCGACCTGAGGTTCGGCGACATCATCTTCTTCAACACGTCGGGAAGCGGAATATCGCACTGCGGCATCTACATAGGCGACGGGTTCTTCGTCCATGCCTCGTCGAGCCGGGGAGTCGTCCGGCAGTCCCTGGCCAATCCCTACTTCTTCAGCAGGATAGTGGGCGCCGGCCGGTTCCTATAA
- the lipA gene encoding lipoyl synthase, which produces MGVRDRMPEWLRTSTLGGDGAARVRRLIGGAGLHTVCREAACPNQGRCFDKGTATFLILGDTCTRRCAYCAVRKASGSLPPPDPGEPGRVAGSVRELGLSYAVVTSVTRDDLPDGGASVFADTIREIRSLCPGTRVEVLTPDFGGDPASLSLVAEARPDVFNHNIETVERLFPVLRPGASYRASLEVLARFRAMAPGIPTKSGMMLGLGETAADTRDSLAGLRDAGVSILTLGQYLMPSRNHHPVDRFVTPEEFDGWKAEALAAGFLAVASGPLVRSSFDAAASFESLSGRSCPGGRS; this is translated from the coding sequence ATGGGAGTGAGGGACCGCATGCCGGAATGGCTCAGGACCTCCACGCTGGGCGGCGACGGGGCCGCCAGGGTGCGGAGGCTCATAGGCGGGGCCGGCCTCCACACCGTGTGCAGGGAGGCCGCCTGCCCCAACCAGGGACGCTGCTTCGACAAGGGCACGGCGACCTTCCTGATCCTCGGCGACACCTGCACCAGGCGCTGCGCCTACTGCGCCGTCCGCAAGGCGTCGGGCTCCCTTCCCCCGCCCGATCCCGGCGAGCCCGGCAGGGTTGCCGGGAGCGTCCGGGAGCTCGGGCTCTCGTACGCGGTGGTGACCTCGGTCACGAGGGACGACCTGCCCGACGGGGGTGCATCCGTCTTCGCCGACACCATCCGGGAGATCCGTTCGCTGTGCCCGGGCACCCGGGTGGAGGTGCTGACGCCGGACTTCGGGGGCGATCCGGCAAGCCTCTCCCTGGTTGCGGAGGCCCGCCCCGACGTCTTCAACCACAACATCGAAACGGTGGAGAGGCTCTTCCCGGTGCTCAGGCCGGGGGCTTCGTATCGCGCATCCCTCGAGGTGCTCGCCCGGTTCAGAGCCATGGCTCCCGGAATACCCACAAAGAGCGGCATGATGCTCGGTCTCGGAGAGACGGCCGCCGACACGAGGGATTCCCTGGCCGGGCTTCGAGACGCAGGCGTCTCCATCCTCACGCTCGGCCAGTACCTGATGCCCAGCCGGAACCACCATCCCGTAGACAGGTTCGTCACTCCCGAGGAGTTCGACGGGTGGAAGGCCGAGGCGCTCGCCGCCGGCTTCCTGGCGGTGGCTTCCGGACCTCTCGTGAGGAGCTCCTTCGACGCGGCAGCGAGCTTCGAGAGCCTGTCCGGCCGATCCTGCCCCGGGGGGCGGAGTTGA
- a CDS encoding glycosyltransferase N-terminal domain-containing protein, with the protein MIRDLVAGDRGFAGLILLTLLRAGWRVDYRRPPAGRAGRPRGLPVLYCLWHGRQIPLVLSHRREGITSLVSLNRDGDYVSKVVELLGFPVIRGSSSRGGLEALRRMASVLRSGVDCSITPDGPRGPVYKAKAGLVQISRLGRRPAVPIASSGYPAAVLHSWDSFRLPLPFARMVVVEGRAVPPPPRGVTASQAALHIEHEMMRVTRLADFLSGPSGRLFEAASETAGRLLGPAVAAAMIRRPGEERRQRMGIVAPRADRPVWMHGSSAGEINGLLPLAVHLRARGIPVHLTCFTPAGREAVERSGVQGSFLPLDNPDWVGRFLRAVGPRALVLAETEIWPNLLLRTLLASVPCISVNARISAGSLRGYRLLAGGCAGRLLSCFCAVLCRTGDDAARFRELGVDPSIIEVTGDTKALSDPGDPPPEWMERLSDCGPVLVAGSTRPGEEEVVATAAREAGLFPVIAPRHLERLGEVEAALGGLGFRTMRWSEPGPPPDGGCMIVDSRGMLSRLYGCATVAFVGGTIAPFGGHNILEPLLRGIPTVVGPNHGSFAREVAKGVEIGAVAVSDQEGLSGVLRRMMRCGADPAVMRDLGMSPGREALGRFEEALRRAGVWI; encoded by the coding sequence GTGATACGTGATCTCGTCGCGGGCGACAGGGGCTTCGCCGGCCTCATCCTGCTGACCCTGCTCCGGGCCGGCTGGAGGGTGGACTACCGGAGGCCTCCCGCCGGCCGCGCCGGGCGCCCCAGGGGGCTTCCAGTCCTGTACTGCCTCTGGCACGGACGGCAGATCCCCCTCGTGCTGAGCCACCGGCGCGAGGGCATCACGAGCCTGGTCAGCCTCAACAGGGACGGCGACTACGTCTCGAAGGTGGTGGAGCTGCTGGGCTTCCCGGTCATAAGGGGATCGAGCTCGCGCGGCGGGCTCGAGGCTCTCCGGAGGATGGCCTCGGTGCTCAGGTCGGGCGTCGACTGCTCCATCACCCCCGACGGTCCCCGCGGACCCGTCTACAAGGCCAAGGCCGGGCTCGTGCAGATATCCAGGCTGGGCCGCAGGCCCGCCGTTCCCATAGCCTCGTCGGGATATCCGGCAGCCGTCCTCCATTCCTGGGACTCCTTCAGGCTGCCTCTGCCCTTCGCCAGGATGGTCGTCGTGGAGGGGCGCGCCGTGCCTCCGCCCCCGAGGGGCGTCACGGCCTCCCAGGCCGCTCTCCACATCGAGCACGAGATGATGCGCGTGACGAGGCTCGCCGACTTCCTGTCGGGCCCTTCTGGCAGGCTCTTCGAGGCGGCGTCGGAAACAGCCGGGCGCCTGCTCGGACCTGCCGTCGCCGCCGCGATGATCCGCAGGCCCGGGGAGGAGCGCAGGCAGAGGATGGGCATCGTAGCCCCGAGGGCCGACAGGCCGGTATGGATGCACGGCTCCTCCGCAGGCGAGATCAACGGGCTGCTCCCCCTGGCCGTGCACCTTCGCGCGCGAGGCATCCCCGTCCATCTCACCTGCTTCACGCCGGCGGGCAGGGAGGCCGTCGAGCGGTCCGGAGTGCAGGGGAGCTTCCTGCCCCTCGACAATCCCGACTGGGTGGGCAGGTTCCTCAGGGCGGTCGGGCCCAGGGCCCTCGTCCTCGCCGAGACCGAGATCTGGCCCAACCTCCTGCTGCGCACCCTCCTGGCATCAGTCCCTTGCATCTCGGTGAACGCCAGGATCTCCGCCGGGAGCCTGCGCGGATACCGGCTCCTGGCGGGCGGCTGCGCCGGGAGGCTGCTGTCGTGCTTCTGCGCGGTCCTCTGCAGGACGGGGGATGACGCCGCCAGGTTCAGGGAGCTCGGGGTCGACCCGTCGATCATCGAAGTGACCGGCGATACGAAGGCCCTGAGCGATCCCGGCGATCCCCCCCCGGAATGGATGGAGAGGCTCTCGGACTGCGGCCCCGTGCTCGTGGCGGGATCCACGCGCCCGGGCGAGGAGGAGGTCGTGGCCACCGCGGCCCGGGAGGCCGGGCTGTTCCCGGTGATCGCCCCGAGGCATCTCGAGAGGCTGGGGGAGGTCGAAGCGGCCCTGGGGGGACTGGGTTTCCGCACCATGCGCTGGTCGGAGCCCGGGCCTCCTCCGGATGGCGGCTGCATGATAGTGGATTCCAGGGGCATGCTCTCACGGCTGTACGGATGCGCCACCGTCGCATTCGTGGGCGGGACGATCGCCCCGTTCGGAGGGCACAACATCCTGGAACCCCTGCTGCGGGGCATTCCCACCGTAGTCGGTCCGAACCACGGGAGCTTCGCCCGGGAGGTCGCGAAGGGCGTCGAGATCGGCGCGGTTGCCGTCTCCGACCAGGAAGGCCTTTCCGGGGTCCTTCGACGGATGATGAGATGCGGGGCGGATCCTGCGGTCATGAGGGATCTGGGCATGTCACCCGGGCGCGAGGCGCTCGGGCGCTTCGAAGAGGCCCTTCGCAGGGCCGGAGTCTGGATCTGA
- a CDS encoding Gfo/Idh/MocA family oxidoreductase has protein sequence MRAGVIGVGHLGYHHARILRSLASEVSVFDVREARAAEVAAELGVRREASAAGLLSRVDAVVIASNTVTHFDVAMEALAAGRHILVEKPIASDSDHAARMASEAESRGLVLAVGHVERFNPAVVAAGSAIRNPMFIEAHRLAPFKPRGTDVSVVMDLMIHDIDLVLSFVDAPVAEVHASGVAVLTDKVDIASARVLFGNGAVANLTASRISREPMRKLRFFQERGYVSVDFAGRTVEALRVEGDSIIPVAVEVKEADPLTCELQDFLSACAGGGRPLVGAAEGVRAIRAAELISSRMTPGPA, from the coding sequence ATGAGGGCGGGAGTGATCGGTGTCGGCCATCTCGGCTACCACCATGCGAGGATCCTGAGATCCCTGGCGTCCGAGGTGTCGGTTTTCGACGTGCGGGAGGCCAGGGCGGCCGAGGTCGCGGCGGAGCTCGGGGTGAGGCGGGAGGCGTCCGCCGCCGGTCTCCTCTCCAGAGTCGACGCCGTCGTCATAGCTTCGAACACCGTCACCCACTTCGACGTCGCGATGGAGGCCCTGGCGGCCGGCAGGCACATCCTGGTGGAGAAGCCCATCGCGTCCGATTCCGACCACGCGGCCAGGATGGCCTCGGAGGCGGAGTCGAGGGGTCTCGTGCTCGCAGTGGGGCACGTGGAGCGCTTCAATCCCGCGGTCGTCGCGGCCGGTTCGGCCATAAGGAATCCGATGTTCATAGAGGCTCACAGGCTCGCGCCCTTCAAGCCCAGGGGCACCGACGTCTCCGTTGTGATGGATCTGATGATCCACGACATCGACCTCGTCCTCTCGTTCGTCGATGCCCCGGTCGCGGAGGTGCACGCCTCGGGCGTGGCGGTCCTCACGGACAAGGTGGACATCGCGAGCGCGAGGGTGCTGTTCGGGAACGGCGCCGTGGCCAACCTCACGGCCAGCCGGATATCCAGGGAACCCATGCGCAAGCTGAGGTTCTTCCAGGAGAGGGGGTACGTCTCGGTCGACTTCGCCGGCAGGACCGTCGAGGCCCTGAGGGTCGAGGGCGATTCCATCATACCGGTGGCCGTGGAGGTGAAGGAGGCGGACCCCCTGACCTGCGAGCTCCAGGACTTCCTGTCGGCCTGCGCGGGCGGCGGCAGGCCCCTCGTCGGCGCCGCCGAAGGCGTCAGGGCGATAAGGGCGGCCGAGCTGATCTCCTCCAGGATGACCCCGGGACCGGCCTGA